The Streptomyces sp. NBC_01268 genome window below encodes:
- a CDS encoding MerR family transcriptional regulator — MDWPIAEVARMSGVTARTLRHYDETGLLPPARIGANGRRYYEERQLLRLQQILVLRALGVGLPEIGRILSEQVDEVDALRGHRRHLLAERDRLDALVGTVSRTIAELEQSRKDGNPMTINRPENLFEGVTPSQYEENMRDFPELAEGVARRAATMSQADADAAHRERTAQMIRLAELMAAGHPADADPVQAEIDAQYRALTELRAVSAEDYRAIGRSIVDNETWRAAYEAIVPGLAAYQRDAIEAYATTRLN, encoded by the coding sequence ATGGACTGGCCGATCGCGGAAGTGGCCCGGATGTCGGGCGTGACCGCCCGGACACTGCGCCACTACGACGAGACGGGCCTGCTGCCGCCGGCCCGGATCGGCGCCAACGGGCGCCGCTACTACGAGGAGCGCCAGCTCCTGCGGCTGCAACAGATCCTCGTGCTGCGGGCCCTGGGCGTCGGTCTGCCGGAGATCGGCCGGATCCTGTCCGAGCAGGTCGACGAGGTGGATGCCCTGCGGGGCCACCGCCGGCACCTCCTCGCGGAACGGGACCGGCTCGACGCCCTGGTCGGCACCGTCTCCCGCACGATCGCCGAACTGGAGCAGTCCAGGAAGGACGGCAACCCCATGACCATCAACCGACCGGAGAACCTCTTCGAGGGCGTGACGCCCTCCCAGTACGAGGAGAACATGCGCGACTTCCCCGAACTCGCCGAGGGAGTCGCACGACGCGCCGCCACGATGAGCCAGGCCGACGCCGACGCCGCGCACCGCGAGCGCACCGCGCAGATGATCCGACTGGCCGAACTCATGGCCGCGGGCCACCCGGCGGACGCCGACCCGGTCCAGGCCGAAATCGACGCCCAGTACCGAGCACTGACCGAACTGCGCGCTGTCTCCGCCGAGGACTACCGGGCCATCGGACGCTCCATCGTCGACAACGAGACGTGGCGCGCCGCGTACGAGGCCATCGTCCCCGGCCTGGCCGCTTACCAGCGCGACGCGATCGAGGCCTACGCAACCACCCGGCTGAACTGA